The Orcinus orca chromosome 1, mOrcOrc1.1, whole genome shotgun sequence DNA window TAGTTGACTTCCAATATTACAgtagtttcaggcgtacaacatagtgacttgaTAGTTTTATAGATATTCCACATAACGTTATtgtaaaatactggctatattccctgtgctgttcaTTACATtcttgtatcatttattttatacatagttgtttgCACCCctttaatccccttcccctatcttgcccctccccgttTCCTTCTCCTCACTAGTAACCACAGTTTATTCTgttggtctgtttctgttttgtcacatttgttcattttatttttcagtgctcCCTCAAAGAGGGTGGCATTGGTTTTAAATGGGCCTCTGTCTATGGTCACATGGCTACTTCACAGAGCTCCCATGACCCCTGGGGTGTTCCCAGCCTTCCCTCATACTAAGGAAGAATTTCCTGAGCTGAGGAAATTCCCTTAGAAATTCCCACAGCTTGCCTGCCTGTCTCCCCCGACCGTGTACTGACCCTGGCTGACcttcatccatctgtccatccacccTGCCCATACTCTGATGCACATCACTTGCCAGATGGTTCTCCCCAGCACAGGGAGGTGGCCTCAGCCGGAGCCAGGGCCTGAGTCCCACAGGGAGGCCCTGAAGTCCCACTCCGCCCTCCCAAGTCACAGGCCCCAGGCGACCCTATGGGGCCTCCTGAAACCTTGACCCAGGCTCTAGAGTTACCTCTGTCTGCCCTTTCCTACTCAGAAGTTCCCAggaaacattttctctcatttcctgaAGGAGCCTGGAAAAGGGGCGGTTTGGAAGTGGCTGAGGGAAGCTGGGAAGGTGGCCACCGTTGAGTAGGGCCCAGAAAAAattgtggggttttgtttgtttgttttaatgagaaGCAGTAAGCCAGTGGGCAAAAGCTGAGCCTTAGAAACGGACAGAGTTCAAATCAGCTAGGCTGACTGGTGTGAACCACACACCGGGACAAGTGGCCCGCACACTCGGGCCCCTTCACATGGCCCCTGTCCTCTTCTGTAAAAAGCAGGATAGGCACACTTTGCAAGATGACTGTAAAAACTAGAGATAATGTgtaaagtgtctggcacagagctcaataaatggtagttataatgaagatgaaataaaggcAGGGACTCAGTGAGAAGGGATAACAGAAGCCTGTTGATGGCCCTCTTGGAAAACTACGATCTGCTAAACCACCAGACACACGAGTTGAGCACCAAGGTCACGCTTCATCCAGGCCCCGGGTGTTTCCACTTTAGCCCCAGTCCAGGGCACTCCGGCAATGTGAACATTTTGTCAAACAAAAGGGCAAGTCCGTAGACTGATGTCAGAGCTGGCAAGGACCTTATAGCCCATCCGGTCAGCACCCCATTTCCCATTtagggaaactgaagcccagagggaCAAAAGGACAAAAGGTTAAGGCCCATGACCAGAAGCCACAGTTACAGCTCAGGTCTCCAAATTACCAACAAGGAGCTCTTCCCTGCTGCTGTAAAGTACTTGTGAGGGTCACATACTCAGTGGCCCAGGACCATAGTCACGCAGGTAGCCTACAAAACACAGACGAGGTCAGGATATGTCTCAGCAGATACGGTACAGCAGAAAGTGAGCAccctttaatttttcttcccaCTGCTCCAGAAGACTGTATTTTAGCAAAGACAAATCAGCAACCCATTCTCCCAGGCAACGAAGAAACTGGACAGAAAtgatctccctccctcacacctggTCCTCCCTGAGGATCAATTTGAAATTACTTTTCCCCAGACTGTAATAACACAGCAGCCTCACCACCTCCAGGTCAAGAAGCCAACACTGATTACACAGGGCTTGAAGCCCATGTCAGATCCGGCCAGCTCAAGGTGCGGAGAACCTCTCAGGCCCTGGCCAGGGGCAGTGTGGAGGGTGTGCCAGCCTCAGAGCCCTTGtattccacccccagccccacccccagctgctgcAGTCCAGGAACAGGTGGAAATACTGGCAGAAACATTTGTTATCTTGCCAGTCCCCAACTGAACAGTGTCTAAAAGTCAAATCAACAGCTGAAAAACAGCCAAACATGTCTTCAATAAAACATAATGTGACCTACACACACTGCTTTggtttctttataaaaaatttttgcttttgttttttgctttgccaGGTAGTTGCTAATGGAGACCACAGAGCAACGTCCTGGGCGGTAGTGCAGTGGCGTGGGTAGGGCATGAGTGTGGGAAGCCTCCTGTGCAAAAACTCAAAAGATGAAGAAGACACAGccagctgggttcaaatcctggtgcTCACAGCCATGGAAGCCACACAACAGGACAAGCTGCTtgtctccctgaacctcagtttccccttctgtaaaaggGTTAAAAATAAGAACTGCTTCAGTGTGATCGATGCTCTTAAGACAACTGTGACAACCACTGTACAAAACGGCTTTTTATTGTATATGACAAACCTAAGTTATGCTATTGTCATTATTACCGTCAGTGACTTAGAGAGAGGCCAAGGTAGGTGGGAGCCTCTCATTTGGCAAAGCCTGGGGGTGCAGCGGGGCTGTGAGTAGCCACAGgggagctggggggcaggggcgaCGGGCCCCCAGGCGCATCTGAGCAGCAGCCCCTGGCCACGCTCTTCTTTGTCCTCCTCTTCTTCAAATAGACAGGCTCAGGGCATTCACCTCCCATGCATGCACATGTCAGACTCTAGACTTGGTGCACGGATACTTCAACACCAAACGATACAGAATTTTTCCTAAAAACCTGACACAGCCACCATCCCACTCCACAGCAACATTCCACCAAGACCCCCACCTCCAGCCACTGCCCTGAATGCTCCCTCGCACACCCAGGGCACAAACCTGGATGGCCTGCCTGACGGGTGGCTGAAGCTGCAGCTCTGAGCTGGAGACAGGACCCGAGGCCCTTTCACCAGCCGGGCTCAGACAACACCGCTGCCAACACATTTCCTTGTCCCACACAGCCACATTCACACAGAGGGGAACCTGAGGCTCACACACCGGAAGCAGCTTATACGAAGCCTTTTAACTACTGCCAAAGGTCTTGGCTGAAGTCCTTGGAGACTCAGGTGTCTACAGAATGGGGTCTATGTAGAAGGCAGGGGCATCCATACCGGAAGCCGGGGTCTGTACCGATCAGTTACTCTCAGGACAGGCTGGCAACCCAAGTTGTCAGTTTTGGGTCAAGTTGGCTCTGCAACTGTTCTGGATGGGATGGATGCCTCTCAGGTTCTCCGTCTGTAAATGAGGATGCAGGTACTGCACCAATCCACAGTTCGTACCGTAAAAAGGGAATACTCATTAAGGCACAGGCGGGGGCATTTCACCCAACTGTCAAAGAGCTGAGGTCTAGTCCCAGGGCTGGACAACAGAACTAGAGTCCAGGACAACGGGTTCTAGGCTTGGCTCTCATATAGCCGATCTGCGTGACCTTGAACAAAGTCACTTTAGCTCTGTGGGCTGAGTTTCTTCATTGATAAAATTTTCTTCAGCTTCAAAAGCTAGATTCTGCAAGTCTCCTCGCAGCTGTAAACGCCTGATAAAACGGCCAAATACCAATGATAACGAAACTGGGGTCTCCAAGCCCGGACCTGAGGTCCTGTTCCTCACGTACGCAGGAAGACCTCcgcctcccctcctgcctccgCCAAGCACTGCCCGGGCCGGGTGCCACAGGCCGGCAGGACTGGGCGCCCATTAGGTGCCAGCCAGGAGGGAGGAACACAATGCCGCGTCCGCACGCCTTCGAGACCCACGTGCACTGCTCCTTTAAATGCCCCGGCCCTGTAACAGCCCGCACCGCGTCCACGCCGGCGGGGGCTCCAGCGGCCGGGTGGACCGGGCCCTGCTGAAGGCCCGAGGCCTGGGGCCCCTCCCCGCGCTCCTTCCACTCCCCAGTTCCGGGCCGGCCCCGCCGCTGTCCCGgcgccctcccctccccggccGCTGGAGCCGCAGCCCCGGAACCCTCCAAGGGGCCGCGACCCACCGCCGCGAACGGCGTGCGGAGGGCAGGGGCCGGCTCGCGGGTTGCGGCTCCACCCCGTGTCCTTCGAGCCGCAGGCGACCGGGCCGCGACCCGCGCGCGCGTTCCAGCCCGCTCACCTGCTCCGCCGCGGTGCTCCGGTATTGTTTACGCAGCCGGCAGAGCGCCCGCCGGACCCGGCGCCGGCGCAgaccccgcccccggcccgccccggccccacccccgccccgtagGCGGCGCTACGCTCCCCGGTCCACGTCGGGGCCCCAACCTGAGCTGCGGCCCTGGAAAGGCAAGGGGAGCGAGAGAGGCCTGGCTTACCCCTATTCGCCGCAGGGACCGCGGAATGGACCTGGCGTTGGACTGAGCACTGACCTTAGAGTGAGTGGAGGCTGGGCCTGTAATGTAAGAAGGCCTTGGCGGCAGCACCATAGGACGGTAGCGCATTTGCTTCGTGGACAGTCTCCTGTCTTGTAGTTTTAGGTCCCCGCAttccaacccccccaccccacccccggtaTTTACTCACAATAAGGGAGCTCTAGTGGCCTGGGGTGAGCTAACATCTTGAGAGTTTTCCTGGTCTGTATTCTAGAGCTTCAAAACTACCAGATAAAATTGAACAGGAATGAAATTGCTACCCATGACCTGAGAATTGACCTGGAACGTTGCTTCCAGGATTTGGAGTCCAAGGGGTGAGTTGTCAATAATCTGATATTTCTGAGTggcttcatattttaaaaaggtgaagttcacacaacataaaattaaccattttaaagtgtgcaattcaatggcttttagtacgTTCACGGTATGGTACAATCCCAGCCACCTCTATCTAATTctgaaacatttccatcactccaaaacaAAACCTCCTACCCATTTAAACGTTTCTTCACATCTCCTTCTGCCCTCGGTCCCTGGCAACCTATTTacctattttggatatttcatataaatggaatcataacaatatgtgacctttagtagctggtttctttcacttagcataaatgttttcaaggttcatccacattgtggcatgtatcagcacttcattcctttttatggctgaataatattccattgcatgtataaaccacaatttgtttatctgttcatccactgATGGGCCTTTgtgctgtttccaccttttggctattgtcaGTAGCACTGCTGTAGACATGCGTGTACAAATATTTGTCTGaatacctgttttcagttctttggggtacatacctaggagttgaattgctagatcatatggaaattctatttttaactttttgaggaaccatcaaaCTGTTTTTCACGAGCctgaaccattttacactcctaccaacAGTGAAcagagggtt harbors:
- the LOC117201757 gene encoding caskin-2-like isoform X2: MPRPCNSPHRVHAGGGSSGRVDRALLKARGLGPLPALLPLPSSGPAPPLSRRPPLPGRWSRSPGTLQGAATHRRERRAEGRGRLAGCGSTPCPSSRRRPGRDPRARSSPLTCSAAVLRYCLRSRQSARRTRRRRRPRPRPAPAPPPPRRRRYAPRSTSGPQPELRPWKGKGSERGLAYPYSPQGPRNGPGVGLSTDLRLRTLNDTSLHGIVCGKVLSKMASTLPSSL
- the LOC117201757 gene encoding uncharacterized protein LOC117201757 isoform X1, which gives rise to MPRPCNSPHRVHAGGGSSGRVDRALLKARGLGPLPALLPLPSSGPAPPLSRRPPLPGRWSRSPGTLQGAATHRRERRAEGRGRLAGCGSTPCPSSRRRPGRDPRARSSPLTCSAAVLRYCLRSRQSARRTRRRRRPRPRPAPAPPPPRRRRYAPRSTSGPQPELRPWKGKGSERGLAYPYSPQGPRNGPGVGLSTDLRMGRQLSQQRHLPPWRVPGMIQPGFLVWTGPLPPTPFPDTCPKALTDLPPRE